Within Streptomyces albofaciens JCM 4342, the genomic segment ATCGAGCGCAGCGCCTCGCCGGTGACGTTCGGACCGAGCAGCCCGGCGCCGATCAGCCAGTCGGCCTGGGAGGCGTTCTGGCCGAGCGCGTACTGCTTGATCAGGGCGCCGAAGACGTCCGACATCGACTCGTTGAGCGCGCCGGACTGACCGAAGTAGTCCAGGTTGGCGGTGTGCTGGGTCACGCCGTGGGTCAGTTCGTGACCGATGACGTCGACGGGGATGGTGAAGTCGAGGAACAGGTCGTTGTCGCCGTCGCCGAAGACCATCCGCTGGCCGTCCCAGAAGGCGTTGTCGTAGTTCTCGCCGTAGTGGACGGTCGCGTTCAGCGGCAGGCCGGAGTCGTCGATCGAGTGCCGGCCGTAGACCTTCAGGTACAGCTCGAAGGTCGCGCCGAGGCCCGCGTGCGCGCGGTTGACGGAGGCGTCCTTGGACGGCTTGTCGGCCTCGGAGTGCACCTTCTTGCCCGGCAGCACCTCCTGGTGCCGGGCGTCGTAGATGGTGCGGTTCGGCTTGTCCGACGGGGTGCCGGCCGGCGCGCCGAGGCCGCGGACGGTGGTGATGCGGCGCCGCGTGCGCTGCAGGGCGTCGTGCTCCAGGGTGCGCAGAGCGCGCCCGGAGCGGTCGGCGTCCTCCAGTTGCGACAGGTGGTCGAGGACGTGGGGCGGCACGATCGTGCAGAAGACGGGGTGGGCCGCAGTGGCTTCAGGGTTCATGCACGGCAATGTGGCACTGGGTCATCACCCTGTCACTCCCTGCCGTCATGATTCCCGAAAACGTGTGGTTGATCGCGTTGGAGCGGTTACCTCACCCCGGTCCCGCATACTGATACGGGGCCACCGATTCCGTGCCGCCTCGGCTAGGGTGCTGTGCATCATGCGTTTCGGGCTGCTTCTCCTTAGCTGCCGCGGCGAGGGTCTGTTGTCGTAGGGCCGACCCCCTCCCCGCGGAGTTCGGTGCTGCGATTTTCGCCCCGTCGGCCTCTCCCCCGCGGACACACGAGGAGCCCCGCCCCACCATGACGAATCCGTCGATTCCTGCTGAGAACTCCGTCGGCCGCCCCACGCCCATCACGAACGCCACGCAGACCCAGAAGCCCTCCGGCCTGCCGGTCCACCGCTACGGCGCCTACGAGGCCGTGGACATCCCCGACCGCACCTGGCCGGACAACCGCATCACCAAGGCGCCCCGCTGGCTGTCCACGGACCTGCGCGACGGCAACCAGGCGCTGATCGACCCGATGTCGCCGGCCCGCAAGCGCGAGATGTTCGACCTGCTGGTGAAGATGGGCTACAAGGAGATCGAGGTCGGTTTCCCCTCGTCCGGCCAGACCGACTTCGACTTCGTACGGTCGATCATCGAAGAGGGCGCGATCCCCGAGGACGTGACGATCTCCGTCCTGACCCAGGCCCGCGAGGAACTGATCGAGCGCACCGTCGAGTCGCTGCGCGGCGCCCACAAGGCCACCGTCCACCTGTACAACGCCACCGCGCCGGTCTTCCGCCGGGTGGTCTTCCGCGGCTCGCGCGAGCAGGTCAAGCAGATCGCGGTGGACGGCACGCGGCTGGTCATGGAGTACGCGGACAAGATCCTGGGCCCCGAGACGGCGTTCGGCTACCAGTACAGCCCGGAGATCTTCACCGACACCGAGCTGGACTTCGCGCTGGAGGTCTGCGAGGGCGTCATGGACGTCTGGCAGCCCGAGGAGGGCCGCGAGATCATCCTGAACCTGCCGGCCACCGTCGAGCGCTCCACCCCCTCCACGCACGCCGACCGCTTCGAGTGGATGTCGCGCAACCTGTCGCGCCGCGAGCACATCTGCCTGTCCGTGCACCCGCACAACGACCGCGGCACCGCGGTGGCCGCCGCCGAGCTGGCGATCATGGCGGGCGCCGACCGCATCGAGGGCTGCCTGTTCGGCCAGGGCGAGCGCACCGGCAACGTGGACCTGGTCACCCTGGGCATGAACCTGTTCAGCCAGGGCGTGGACCCGCAGATCGACTTCTCGCAGATCGACGAGGTCCGCCGGACCGCCGAGTACTGCAACCAGATGGAGATCCACCCGCGCCACCCCTACGCGGGCGACCTGGTCTACACCGCCTTCTCCGGCTCCCACCAGGACGCCATCAAGAAGGGCTTCGAGGCCATGGAGGTCCAGGCCGCGGAGCAGGGCAAGCGCGTGGACGACCTGGAGTGGGCGGTCCCGTACCTGCCGATCGACCCCAAGGACGTCGGCCGCTCGTACGAGGCCGTGATCCGCGTGAACTCGCAGTCCGGCAAGGGCGGCATCGCGTACGTCCTGAAGAACGACCACAAGCTGGACCTGCCGCGCCGGATGCAGATCGAGTTCTCGAAGATCATCCAGGAGAAGACCGACGCCGAGGGCGGCGAGGTCACGCCGGACGCGATCTGGTCCGCCTTCCAGGACGAGTACCTGCCGACCCCGGAGAACGCCTGGGGCCGGATCGCGCTGCGCAGCGCGCAGACCTCCACCACCACCGAGGGCACCGACGCGCTGACCGTCGAGGCGGTCGTGGACGGCGCCGACACGGTCCTGACCGGCACCGGCAA encodes:
- a CDS encoding M4 family metallopeptidase, producing MNPEATAAHPVFCTIVPPHVLDHLSQLEDADRSGRALRTLEHDALQRTRRRITTVRGLGAPAGTPSDKPNRTIYDARHQEVLPGKKVHSEADKPSKDASVNRAHAGLGATFELYLKVYGRHSIDDSGLPLNATVHYGENYDNAFWDGQRMVFGDGDNDLFLDFTIPVDVIGHELTHGVTQHTANLDYFGQSGALNESMSDVFGALIKQYALGQNASQADWLIGAGLLGPNVTGEALRSMKAPGTAYDDDVLGKDPQPATMDHYVKTSRDNGGVHINSGIPNHAFYLLATDLGGNAWERAGQIWYDTLTGGQLDKDAQFADFARLTVATARTKYGEGEELQALLKAWSQVGVPSS
- the leuA gene encoding 2-isopropylmalate synthase; amino-acid sequence: MTNPSIPAENSVGRPTPITNATQTQKPSGLPVHRYGAYEAVDIPDRTWPDNRITKAPRWLSTDLRDGNQALIDPMSPARKREMFDLLVKMGYKEIEVGFPSSGQTDFDFVRSIIEEGAIPEDVTISVLTQAREELIERTVESLRGAHKATVHLYNATAPVFRRVVFRGSREQVKQIAVDGTRLVMEYADKILGPETAFGYQYSPEIFTDTELDFALEVCEGVMDVWQPEEGREIILNLPATVERSTPSTHADRFEWMSRNLSRREHICLSVHPHNDRGTAVAAAELAIMAGADRIEGCLFGQGERTGNVDLVTLGMNLFSQGVDPQIDFSQIDEVRRTAEYCNQMEIHPRHPYAGDLVYTAFSGSHQDAIKKGFEAMEVQAAEQGKRVDDLEWAVPYLPIDPKDVGRSYEAVIRVNSQSGKGGIAYVLKNDHKLDLPRRMQIEFSKIIQEKTDAEGGEVTPDAIWSAFQDEYLPTPENAWGRIALRSAQTSTTTEGTDALTVEAVVDGADTVLTGTGNGPLAAFFDALHAIDVDVRLLDYVEHTMSEGVGAQAAAYIECAIGDKVLWGVGIDANIVRASIKAAVSAVNRASR